GATTCACTTCGTGTGAAGCCTAAGAACACACGAACCTAAAccctactagtataaatacaggACTAATTTACGAAAATTTGTAATGAACATTTTACAAATTACGAATTAGGTCGAATTGCCATTCGTGTGACATCCTACACAAATTACAAGCTCGTGCAAcaccttaggttgattaatcactcattaattgacaaaaggcaatagcaatctagttatatcaagaggattccgcactcttgacataacgaattgcgtcttattacgatccataTAACAATAGGGTACCTACAATAAATAtcatgcatcacttagacagttttggtaagttcattacataataTAGACCCcggattagatcaatacataacatagacattttgtcatagttcactacattcacaggtcattatcccaTTAAATTATTGCTATGTTGATGGACAATGTATTGGTTTATGTTAAAAACATGTGGAGCTATGGTATATCTTCTAATAGTTTACTATCTGCTAAATTGAAGGACAACATTAGAAGAGATGTTCAAGTATTTTGTGAAGACGGGCCAAATATTGGAAGGCATAATTAGCGAGTGTTTAGGCCTCCCTCCAAATTTTCTCCAGGAGTACAATGGCGATAGAAGCTGGGACTTCTTGGTGGCATTGAGATATTTTCCGGCATCTGAAACTGAGAACAATGGCATAACTGAACATGAAGATGGAAATTTGATCACCATCGTCCTCCAGGAAGACATTGGAGGTTTAGAGGTATGCAAAAATGGAGAATGGATTCCGGTTATCCCCTCAGAGGGCACATTGGTTGTTAATTTAGGTGACGTTATTCAGGTAACAAATTCTAACTTTAAAACCGATTTAACATACAGTTTGATATGTAATAATCGTGAAATTATGTAGGTATTGAGCAATAAGAAATTCAAAAGCGCCACGCATAAAGTGGTAAGGCCGAAGGGAAGGAGCCGACATTCGCATGCATTTTTCTATAACTTGCACGGAGACAAGTGGGTGGAGCCGTTGCCCCAATTTACTCAGGAGATAGGAATGAAACCCAGGTACAAGGGATTTTATCTGAAAGAGTATCAGGCTTTAAGGTTGAGAAACAAGACTCACCCTCCATCAAACCCTGAAGATGTCATCCGAATCACAAACTATGAAATTTAGTAGTCCAGGAAAGGACTTAATgctttttgatttcttattttgagtatttgtaatttatctctgactactctctctctctctttttctcccTGCTTTCTCCCAACGGCTCTTTCATCTTTTCTAGATCCAAATCTAGATCTGAGATTGAGGCTGAGATAGAGATTGAGAGGTTAAGATTAAGAGTTTGAGATTGAGAGTTTCTCCTTTTCGGTTTTGGCTTCGTCTGCCATCGGGCACTTTTGCAAGGGTTATAGCGCtgggccggaggtcccttccactTCGGTGGATCTGGAACAGCCTTTCTACCTTTGAGTAAAGGTAAGGTATGTCTACatcttacctcccccatacctcGGTTCATGGCGGGATTGGGTACCGTTGCTGTTTTGAGTATTTGTAGCTTTCAAATCTGTTTTAAATtgtaagttttatttttgttttattttattttatttcgaACACCAAATTTGTAAGTTTTAATATTAGGAgatgatatttgtaccatttttttttatattcttatcACAATGTACAACTATCATTACAGATTGTACAAACACTAACTGTACAGATGtggtaaaataattaaataatgtggtactaatatcaattCTCTTTCATATTATGAATGTACTTAGTCATTATATTGGAAACCGAGTATGGAGTAAAATATGTAGTAATTCGAAAATGTTAAAAAcagatttatttaaatatacacGAACTCATCAAATAGAAAACGTAAAcattaaacatttatataattatacattagAAAACTACGGAAAATAGATAGATTTTTCTTTGAACGACGAGTTAGTAGTTAACAATTAACAGTTAGCATTtgagacaccacagtgacattcaattgggcagtatgcgaAACTCGAACCACACATATCTAGGATGAAACCCTGAACTCTTGAAAACTCCACCTAATAAttcactcctacaaatgtagacAAATTCCTATAAGTTCATTTTTCGGAGAAGTATATTAATTTAAAGTCAACATGACATATCATTAACGTTTTTAGGACAAATGAAGCCCAACTACTAACATTAAAAGAGAGGCAGCAGGAATAGAGCCAATGCCAAACTGCAAGCATAACAGAAGTCTGAGCCAACCACTCCCAACGCTGGCTGGGGATAAATCCAACTGAAAAAGCCCATGTGTACCATAGCCAAAGCCTGCAGGACCACGGGTTCTTTCAAATAGTGAGCCACAGTGTCCCACTTATTCTTATGAATCAAGCAATGTAGCTGTCCACAACACATTTTAAGTACTCAGATGAGGGTAAACTGGAGTCAAATTCTGGTGTAGGTGAAGCACTACTGGTGGACAGACCACTCAGAAGCAAAAAAACGAGTACCCGATCCTGTTTCTACCTGGATCACCCTTCAATGTGCTCCCCACTAATCCACCAGATCTGAGATATCTACTTTAGCTTTTATATATGCAGtcagatcaagatcaatcatttgatatattttatgcTATCTAACAATGTTTTCCTTAATTTGAAGGAAAACCTTGGAAGAGAGATGTTCAGCAACTTACCCATAGAATTTTCTCAAGAAATGTGACAATAAGTAGAGCACTAGAGCTGGATTTCATGATACTGATCAACTACTTTCAGACGACCAAAATCAACAAGATCGGAAAAGTGGAGCACGAAGACTCAAATATGATCACCATGGTCCTCCAAGACGACATCAGAGGTTAGGGATATGCAAGAATGAGAATAGATTCGGGTGATACCCTCGAAGGGCAAACTGGTTGTTAACGTAAGTGATGTTATACTAAACTGTTAATTAACACCTACATGTGAAtcatcatatatgttatatgctCCAAATGTAGTTATGATGCCTAACAAGACTCCCTATAAAGTAATAAGAAATTCAAGCGTGTGAAGCATAGAGCGATGAATCCAAAAGAAAGCAGCAGGCATTtgtatgcatttttgtatggctTGCAAGAAGACAAGTGGGTGGAGCCATTGTCCCAGTTTACTTGAGATATTGTAAGTCAAACCAAAGTACAAAGAATTTTATTACAAGGACTATCTGGctttgaagaagaaaaacaagactCGTCCGCCACCTAAAGAAATCATCTGAATCACACACCATTAAATCTAACCATTAAAGAAACAACCATAAGGTTGCTTGTACTATTTAGTTATCAAACAACGAGATATGGTTGCTTGCTTTCTTCTCTTGGAGTTGCAATAGTAGAATCCAGTGTGCTTTGTTTTGGTGGAAGCTATAAAGCCTACCACAATACCAATTGCACAATATTTAGAGTCTACTTGTGCTTCTTGATGTTCAACAAAACTTCTCGATAATTGCAATTCTACAAGTACAATGATAGTTACAAATGCAAAATAACAAGTAAAATACGTGTCATCTTTGCATGTAGAAATAACCATAACATGCTATTGAAAGATACGTACTTAGTAGACAACCTGACTTACAGGAAGTAGATGATATTAGAGCACACTAACCAACTAACCATAACATGTTATTGAAAGATATGTACTTAGAAAACAACCTGACATATAGGAAGTAGAAAATACTTCGAGCACACATTAACTTCGAGGAGATACGTACAACAGGTTAGCAACAGAGTTTAACCACACCAAACACAAAAAGAAGAACCTGAAGCCCCCGTGTTGCTCAGACCTCAGTAATTGTGGTAATCTCCAGAGAAAATGTTGTTACCTCTGTGCCTCACTTCCCTATCAGACTGCATGAAACAAAAAGGGATACTTAGAGATCGATGTGGCACTTTCAGGCACCCATTTATTCATGAATAGGTAGAAGCGCACTCCTTTAATATTTTGTCTCAAATGGTCGATTCAAAATCTAAAACTAAAACACAGATGGTTAAATGGGTCAAACCGGATGAATGTGGGTCCAAGTCTTTTTATGCAGTAGCTATTTGATACAGGTCGAATGCGAGTCAAAATGTATTTATGGGTTGACCCCAACCTGTCCCAGGCTCCCAGCATATTTCGACCATACGAAAATGACTTATATTAACCTAAACCCATTGAATCATTTTCCAAACAGCTCGACAAAGAAAATTTGCATGTGACAGAGTGAAAGAGAGGTGCATACTCGATGAATGATTTCTTGAAATGCATCTGGGCCGTGTTCCTGAATGTATTTCTCCGCAGCAGTTAGGATGTCATCTGGTTTACTGAACACGTCTTTCTTTCTAGGGACATACCAGATGTTAATAGTCTGCTTTCCCGTGTAAAAAGGTCTAACATAATGCTCATAAACATATGCAGCACCACTGAAGTATGGTATCACCAACCAGCAGGTAACAATCAGCTTTGCATACGACCAAAATGGGATCCTGGCAAATGCCACCAAGAAATAAGTTATATACATTTTGTCAATGTTTTCTCTTAAATTTGATCAATTCATGTCAGCTTTGAAGTTAAAACCTTGAACATTTATCGCCTTAATGAGCCAAATATTTGAAGAAAGTGAGTTTCATATAGGATATGAACTCTGCCTAtgtttttaaaaaggaaaaaagaagaatCCTATAAGGCTACAATCAATTAGATGCCCTGGCGTATAGCCTAACGGAGAAGGCAGATGTTATACAACTATGAACCATACAGAGAATCACAAATAGCCAACAAGCTTATACTTAAACCTCAAGGAGTCCCTGAATCCCATATAAAATGACATTTTCAGTTGTTGACCTGGTACAAACTGTATGTATATTTTTCTATATTCCAACTTTCGAGTAAAGTTAACATTTTTACTTGTAGTTATTTGTATTTTCGCAATTAAATGTTGATAAGCTTATGCTCCAGATGGACACGGCAGCCTGCTAAGGAGATTGTCCACGCATACAGCATACCTGACCATATTGTAGCTCAGAGAACCAACCGAGCTACGCACATAAGAACTGGCTCCAAAGTTGCAGCCTACACCATTCAACTCAGATCTGCACTAGAGAATCCTATGTCCCCAACCTCAAGGCTAGCCCGTTTGGGTTTCTAGTCCTTTTATTATATAGTCGTCACCACTAGAGATCTAACTAACTATCTACACTTAATGATAACATACTTTACACTATTGTAAACTAGCTAACAACTAATTCCAGGTACAATACAAACCCTGCGATAGCAAACTCGCGGTATAAGAAAAAGGCATTAAAAAGCAAACAAGATTACCATTCGATCAACTTTGCAAAGGTAAGCTCAAAGAGAGTAATCATTGAATACAAAACCCAATATGTCAGCCATTGTTGATCATCCAACTGAGATTTAGTCTCTATCGCCCTCACCGATGcatatctattttatttatataaaataaaataaaaatcaaccCCGTATCATTCACATTATTAAAGACAACTATACTAATGaaacaaattcataaaaagtACTAAGAATCAAAACTTACAGTGGATAAGCCAAACTTACAACAGGTCTGCAAcaccaaaaaaacaaatatattaatattattattacaagcTACTTAACATGTCTACATTGATAAGAATGATAGTAACAGTAAAAAGTAAACCTAAAAGGAAcactaaataaataatcattaatcaatAGCAGCAAGACAACACAAAGTATGTCgtacatataataaatatatatgtgtataaaaaaGATCCAAAAAagtagtaataaaatttatggtgtTTGTGTAATAAAAAGTAGAGTGGAAGGAAGAAAGAAACCCAGCAAGAATGTCAAAGTTTTGAGCAATAAGTTTAAGCAAATTTCCAGCTCCAGATCCCATCTTACAATTAACCCAAAAACCAAAATcttgaatatatagatatagatacagatatatagaGATTATATTATGAAACTGGGTTTTGTTTGTGGAGTTTAGATTCTCGGACAGACAAAGAAGAGAGGCCGGGTTTGGTTTGTTTTAGAAGCCGCAAGTAGGTAATGCATACCAATTGCCTTTTTATTTTGGGAATCTTACCTTTTTGTGTAATTTTTTAtggaaattaattaaaagcaaagattaaaaataaattcacCAACATTATTAGGGAGTATGAATTTTGTTAGAGGAACGAGtagattatataattaatagttttatgttagtttcaaaatatataaatcataatttttaaaaataaccgAAGTATGTtacataaaaactaaataaaattcaaatagaTAAAATACAAATTTAAGAACGAAACATATGAAGATTAACTCCATATCAATATCGATTCCAGTTAActctttcttttcaactttttttattgGTAAATTCGttagttttgtttattaatttgtaataattagttaaataaaaagtttgaagtttaaaagaaagaatgaaaaatgtCAGATGATGAA
The Erigeron canadensis isolate Cc75 chromosome 2, C_canadensis_v1, whole genome shotgun sequence DNA segment above includes these coding regions:
- the LOC122588280 gene encoding flavonol synthase/flavanone 3-hydroxylase-like, with translation MPEPTIPTVDLSPFFTDGDEAGRRKAKETISEACANYGFFQVVNHGVPLDLMNQSMELSRTFFKYSDEVKRESSSGPDAPLPAGYNKQPKHSPDKNEYVLMFPPESPYNVLPANPPHFRTTLEEMFKYFVKTGQILEGIISECLGLPPNFLQEYNGDRSWDFLVALRYFPASETENNGITEHEDGNLITIVLQEDIGGLEVCKNGEWIPVIPSEGTLVVNLGDVIQVLSNKKFKSATHKVVRPKGRSRHSHAFFYNLHGDKWVEPLPQFTQEIGMKPRYKGFYLKEYQALRLRNKTHPPSNPEDVIRITNYEI
- the LOC122587483 gene encoding HVA22-like protein a; this translates as MGSGAGNLLKLIAQNFDILAGPVVSLAYPLYASVRAIETKSQLDDQQWLTYWVLYSMITLFELTFAKLIEWIPFWSYAKLIVTCWLVIPYFSGAAYVYEHYVRPFYTGKQTINIWYVPRKKDVFSKPDDILTAAEKYIQEHGPDAFQEIIHRSDREVRHRGNNIFSGDYHNY